The genomic stretch TACGGCACGATTGACGCCTCCGAACGCATGGTGGGTCTGCCCTCCGGCCAGTTCGGCAACTCCGAAGTGGGGCATTTGAATATCGGCGCCGGCCGCGTGGTGGCGCAAGACATCACCCGCATCGATATGGCCATCGAAAATGGCTCGCTCGCGCAAAACCCTGCCCTCACCGCCGCCTGGCAAAGCCCCACGAAAACCGTGCACCTGCTCGGCTGCTTCTCCGACGGCGGCGTACACAGCCACATCAACCACTTCTTCGCCGTGGCCGACGCCGCCCTGGCCGCCGGTATGCAGAAAATCGTGTTCCACCCCTTCCTAGACGGCCGCGACACCCCGCCGCAAAGTGCGGAAGGCTACCTGAAAACCCTGCAAAGCTATTGCGAGCAACACCCGCAAGTGAAAGTGGGCTGCGTGGTCGGTCGCTTCTTCGCCATGGACCGCGACAACCGCTGGGAGCGCGTTGAGCAGGCCTACAACGCCTTGTTCGGCCAAGCCCCGTTCCGCGCCGACACGCCGCTGCAAGCCCTGGCTGCCGCCTATGAACGTGGCGAACACGACGAATTCGTGCAGCCCACCGTTATTGATCCCACAGCCGCCCTGCACGATGGCGATGCGGTTGTCTTCATGAACTTCCGCGCCGACCGCGCCCGCGAGCTCACCCAAGCCCTGCTGTTCGACGATTTCCAAGGCTTCCCTCGCCAACAGCGCTTCCGCCCCAGCTATTTCACCTCGCTCACCAGCTACGGCAGCCAATACCGCTTCCCCGTGCTGTTTGCCCAAGAAAGTATCCGCAACGGCTTGGGCGAATACCTGTCTGCCCAAGGCATAAGCCAACTGCGCATTGCCGAAACCGAGAAATATCCGCACGTTACCTACTTCCTCAACGGCGGCCGCGAAGAGCCCTATCCCGGCGAAGAGCGCATCCTCGTGCCCTCGCCCAAAGTTGCCACTTACGATTTACAGCCCGAAATGAGCGCGCCGCAAGTGTGCCAACACATCCTCGACAGCCTCGCCGCCAAGCGTTTCGATGTGATCCTGTGCAACTTCGCCAACGGCGATATGGTCGGCCACAGCGGCGTGCTGGCTGCCACCATCAAAGCGGTGGAAACGCTCGACGACTGTGTGGGCAAAATCGTGGCTGCTGCTCAAGCAGCCGGCGGCGAAGTGCTAATTACCGCCGACCACGGCAACTGCGAGCAGATGTTCGACCCCGCCAACGGCCAGCCGCACACCCAGCACACCACCAACCCCGTACCCTTCCTGTATGTGGGCCGCCCCGCCCGCATCAAAGCCGGCGGCGCGCTGAAAGACATCGCCCCCACTCTCCTCGCCATGCTCGGCCTGCCCAAGCCGCAGGAAATGAGCGGCGAGAGCCTGATTGAGTTTGTTTGACCGCCCAGCAGCAGGCTACCTGAAAGCTTCAGGTAGCCTCCACCCGCCATGAGCTTCCTCACCATCCTCGCCCTCGCCTTCGGCATGTCTATGGACGCCTTCGCCGCCGCCATCGCCCAAGGCGCCGCCATCGGCACGCCCACCCGCCGGGGTACACTGCGTACCGCAGCCGTGTTTGGCAGTGTGGAAGCCCTCACCCCGCTCATCGGCTGGGCAATCGGCTCAGTGGCACAACGCTACATCGCCGATTGGGATCACTGGATCGCCTTCCTCCTGCTGCTCCTACTCGGCCTGCGTATGATTTATGGCGCGCTACAGCCGGAACAGCACGCCGGGGAACAATCTGAAAAGGCACAGCCCGAAAGCGGCCAATCCGGCCGCCGCCCGCCCTCGCCGCTCATGCTCGTTGCCATTGCCTTCGCCACCAGCATCGACTCCATGATCGTCGGCGTCGGCCTAGCCTTCCTCGAAGTCAACATCCTGCTCACCGCTCTCGCCATCGGCCTGGCCACCACCATCATGGCCGCCATCGGCCTGCGTTTGGGCAGCCTCCTGGGCAGTGCCATCGGCAAACGCGCCGAAATCCTCGGCGGCCTTGTACTCATCGGGATCGGCACCCTCATCCTCGCCGAACACCTCCATTTTCCCTAAACCCTTTTCAGGTAGCCTCTCCTTTTTTTCAGGTAGCCTCATGAAGCACAGCAAAATCCTTATCCTCCTTGCCCTCCTCTGCAGCGCCCTGCCCGCCGCCGCCGCGCCCAAAGACGACCTGCGCCAAGTACAGCGCGCCATCGGCGAGAGCAACCGCAAACTCCAACAGCAGCAAAGCGAACAACGCCAGCTGCAAAGCAACATCCGCCAAACCCAAAGCGAACTCGACACCGTGCGCCGCGAGCTCGACCGCCTCACCCGCAGCCGCCAAACCGTCTGGCGCGAGCTGCAAGCCATGCAGGCCAA from Eikenella exigua encodes the following:
- the gpmI gene encoding 2,3-bisphosphoglycerate-independent phosphoglycerate mutase, which codes for MSKLTKPIVLLILDGFGHRLEGDDNSVLLANTPNLDRLKAQYAYGTIDASERMVGLPSGQFGNSEVGHLNIGAGRVVAQDITRIDMAIENGSLAQNPALTAAWQSPTKTVHLLGCFSDGGVHSHINHFFAVADAALAAGMQKIVFHPFLDGRDTPPQSAEGYLKTLQSYCEQHPQVKVGCVVGRFFAMDRDNRWERVEQAYNALFGQAPFRADTPLQALAAAYERGEHDEFVQPTVIDPTAALHDGDAVVFMNFRADRARELTQALLFDDFQGFPRQQRFRPSYFTSLTSYGSQYRFPVLFAQESIRNGLGEYLSAQGISQLRIAETEKYPHVTYFLNGGREEPYPGEERILVPSPKVATYDLQPEMSAPQVCQHILDSLAAKRFDVILCNFANGDMVGHSGVLAATIKAVETLDDCVGKIVAAAQAAGGEVLITADHGNCEQMFDPANGQPHTQHTTNPVPFLYVGRPARIKAGGALKDIAPTLLAMLGLPKPQEMSGESLIEFV
- a CDS encoding manganese efflux pump MntP family protein, translated to MSFLTILALAFGMSMDAFAAAIAQGAAIGTPTRRGTLRTAAVFGSVEALTPLIGWAIGSVAQRYIADWDHWIAFLLLLLLGLRMIYGALQPEQHAGEQSEKAQPESGQSGRRPPSPLMLVAIAFATSIDSMIVGVGLAFLEVNILLTALAIGLATTIMAAIGLRLGSLLGSAIGKRAEILGGLVLIGIGTLILAEHLHFP